One region of Mycobacterium riyadhense genomic DNA includes:
- a CDS encoding acyltransferase family protein, giving the protein MIVTDAQQVGGTRSFLPAVEGMRACAAMGVVVTHVAFQTGHSSGVTGRLFGRFDLAVAVFFALSGFLLWRGHAAAARGLGTRPRTGHYLRSRVVRIMPAYLAAVVVILSLLPDADHASLTVWLANLTLTQIYVPLTLTAGLTQMWSLSVEVSFYLALPVFALLARRLPVPARVPAIAAVGALSWAWAWIPLHGGSGANPMTWPPAFFSWFAAGMLLAEWAYHPIGRPHRWARRRAPMAIIAVLAYLVAASPVAGPAGLVQGTSAQFAVKTAMGALLALALVAPLVLDRPDTPHRLLGGTGMVTLGRWSYGLFIWHLAALDMVFPVVGIFPFTGHMPAVLVFTLIFGWAIAAVSYALVESPCREALRDWERRKKPAELRSADREADAIAP; this is encoded by the coding sequence GTGATCGTGACCGACGCCCAGCAGGTTGGTGGTACTCGCAGCTTCTTGCCCGCAGTAGAGGGCATGCGCGCCTGCGCGGCTATGGGTGTGGTGGTCACACACGTCGCGTTCCAGACCGGGCACTCCAGCGGTGTGACGGGCCGGCTGTTCGGCCGCTTCGATCTAGCCGTGGCAGTGTTCTTTGCGTTGTCGGGTTTCCTGTTGTGGCGCGGACACGCCGCGGCGGCACGAGGGTTGGGGACACGTCCGCGGACCGGCCACTATTTGCGCTCGCGGGTGGTTCGGATCATGCCCGCCTATCTCGCGGCGGTCGTCGTGATCCTCAGCTTGTTGCCCGATGCCGACCACGCCAGCTTGACCGTGTGGTTGGCGAACCTGACGCTCACTCAGATCTACGTGCCGCTGACGCTGACCGCCGGCCTGACCCAGATGTGGAGCCTGTCCGTTGAGGTCAGCTTCTACCTGGCGCTGCCGGTTTTCGCGTTGCTGGCCCGACGGCTCCCGGTGCCCGCCCGCGTACCGGCGATCGCCGCCGTGGGCGCCCTCAGCTGGGCTTGGGCCTGGATCCCGCTGCACGGCGGCTCGGGAGCCAACCCGATGACCTGGCCACCGGCATTCTTCTCCTGGTTCGCCGCGGGAATGTTGTTGGCGGAGTGGGCTTATCACCCGATTGGACGGCCGCACCGGTGGGCGCGCCGCCGGGCGCCGATGGCAATCATCGCGGTATTGGCCTATCTAGTGGCGGCCTCGCCGGTGGCCGGTCCGGCGGGCCTGGTCCAGGGCACGTCTGCGCAGTTCGCGGTGAAGACCGCGATGGGTGCGCTGCTGGCGTTGGCGCTGGTGGCGCCGCTGGTGCTGGATCGGCCCGATACACCGCACCGCCTGCTGGGCGGCACCGGCATGGTGACGCTGGGGCGCTGGTCCTATGGCCTGTTCATCTGGCACTTGGCCGCGCTTGACATGGTGTTCCCGGTGGTCGGCATCTTCCCGTTTACCGGGCACATGCCGGCGGTGTTGGTGTTTACGCTGATCTTCGGCTGGGCGATTGCCGCGGTGAGCTATGCGCTTGTCGAGTCGCCCTGCCGGGAAGCGTTGCGCGACTGGGAACGTCGCAAGAAGCCGGCCGAGCTGCGAAGCGCGGATCGGGAAGCCGACGCGATCGCGCCGTGA
- a CDS encoding phosphotriesterase-related protein, with translation MSELNTARGTIDTADLGVTLMHEHVFIMTTEIAQNYPEGWGDEEKRVADAITRLNELKARGVDTIVDLTVIGLGRYIPRIAQVAAQTELNIVVATGLYTYNDVPFCFHFMGPGGMLDGPEIMTDMFVRDIEQGIADTGIKAAILKCATDEPGVTPGVERVLRAVAQAHKRTGVPISTHTHAGLRRGLEQQRIFEEEGVDLSRVIIGHSGDSTDVGYLEELIAAGSYLGMDRFGVDVISPFEDRVNIVAQMCERGHADKMVLSHDANCYFDALPEALVPVVTPNWHYLHIHNDVIPALKQRGVTDEQVQTMLVDNPRRIFERQGGY, from the coding sequence GTGTCAGAACTAAATACCGCTCGCGGAACCATCGATACCGCCGATCTCGGTGTCACGCTCATGCACGAGCACGTGTTCATCATGACCACCGAGATCGCACAGAACTATCCCGAAGGCTGGGGTGATGAGGAAAAGCGGGTGGCTGACGCGATCACCCGGCTCAACGAATTGAAGGCCCGGGGCGTGGACACCATCGTCGACCTCACCGTGATCGGGCTCGGCCGCTATATTCCGCGCATCGCCCAGGTCGCGGCGCAAACCGAGCTCAACATCGTCGTTGCGACCGGCTTGTACACCTACAACGACGTGCCGTTCTGCTTCCACTTCATGGGCCCGGGCGGGATGCTCGACGGCCCGGAGATCATGACCGACATGTTCGTCCGCGACATCGAGCAGGGCATCGCGGACACCGGCATTAAGGCTGCCATCCTGAAGTGCGCCACCGACGAGCCCGGCGTCACGCCCGGCGTCGAGCGGGTGCTGCGCGCCGTTGCCCAGGCGCACAAACGCACCGGGGTGCCGATCTCCACGCACACCCACGCGGGGTTGCGGCGCGGGCTCGAACAGCAGCGCATCTTCGAAGAGGAGGGCGTCGACCTGAGCCGGGTGATTATCGGCCATTCCGGCGACAGCACCGACGTCGGCTACCTGGAAGAACTCATCGCCGCCGGCTCCTACCTCGGGATGGATCGGTTCGGCGTCGACGTGATCTCACCGTTCGAGGACCGGGTGAACATCGTGGCCCAGATGTGCGAACGCGGGCACGCCGACAAAATGGTGCTCTCACACGACGCCAACTGCTACTTCGATGCGCTGCCCGAGGCGCTGGTGCCGGTGGTCACCCCAAATTGGCATTACCTGCACATCCACAACGATGTGATCCCCGCGTTGAAGCAGCGCGGTGTGACCGACGAGCAGGTGCAGACGATGCTCGTGGACAACCCGCGGCGGATCTTCGAGCGCCAGGGCGGCTATTAA